Proteins encoded in a region of the Zunongwangia endophytica genome:
- a CDS encoding nitrous oxide reductase accessory protein NosL, whose translation MKKLFFISILLILAACNTKPQAINYGNDHCDFCEMTIVDQSFASQAVTDKGKQYKYDAIECMLQDQLQNQYTIATNLVSDYKNPGEMLNAYKAMFVINDSIKSPMGGNIAAFKDKSNKAGKLWSWDELQEKYSDHD comes from the coding sequence ATGAAAAAGCTATTTTTTATAAGCATTTTACTGATTTTGGCCGCTTGTAATACCAAACCGCAGGCTATTAATTATGGTAACGATCATTGCGATTTTTGTGAAATGACGATTGTAGACCAATCTTTTGCAAGCCAGGCAGTAACAGATAAAGGCAAACAATATAAATACGATGCCATAGAGTGCATGCTACAGGATCAATTACAAAATCAATATACAATCGCTACGAATCTAGTTTCAGATTATAAAAATCCTGGGGAAATGCTAAATGCTTATAAAGCGATGTTTGTAATAAACGACAGTATAAAATCACCAATGGGAGGTAACATTGCAGCATTTAAGGATAAAAGCAATAAAGCAGGGAAATTGTGGAGTTGGGATGAACTTCAGGAAAAATATAGCGACCATGATTAA
- a CDS encoding nitrous oxide reductase family maturation protein NosD: protein MIKQLHRVFFYLKSKFLCVALIVFMIENSAAQKIIVCENCEVNSLQAAIQQAEANDTIFIKNGIYKEHDVIIDKALHIVGENYPVIDAEMEGMGLKIKTENFSVEALKIINVGTSHTKDFAGILVSEGKKFELKNNILDNVFFGILIERSSEGIISGNRIESNSKDQATSGNGIHIWKSENILVKNNTVKGLRDGIYFEFVDKSKIINNTCKNNLRYGLHFMFSNNDLYKSNVFENNGAGVAVMYSKFIDMEHNHFRKNWGSASYGLLLKEITDSTLKNNIFEDNTIAISADNTNRIDFLENDFRNNGYAVRIRGAVYDNKFKRNNFLYNSFDVAYTGKLNNNEFQNNYWSNYSGYDLDKDGIGDVPFRPVSLFSYVVNKTPEAIILLRSMFIDLLNFSEKVSPIFTPADLIDAEPKMKKIE, encoded by the coding sequence ATGATTAAACAATTACATCGTGTTTTTTTTTATCTGAAATCTAAATTTCTATGTGTTGCGCTTATTGTTTTTATGATTGAAAATAGTGCAGCACAAAAAATAATAGTTTGTGAAAACTGTGAAGTTAATAGTCTACAGGCAGCCATTCAACAAGCCGAAGCAAACGATACGATTTTCATAAAAAACGGAATTTATAAAGAACACGATGTTATTATTGATAAGGCTTTACATATCGTAGGCGAAAATTATCCGGTGATTGATGCTGAAATGGAGGGGATGGGTTTAAAAATTAAGACTGAGAATTTTTCTGTTGAAGCTTTGAAAATTATCAATGTAGGCACCAGTCATACTAAGGATTTTGCAGGCATTCTTGTTTCTGAAGGCAAAAAATTTGAATTGAAAAATAACATTTTGGATAATGTTTTTTTTGGAATTTTAATTGAAAGATCTTCAGAAGGAATTATTTCAGGGAATAGAATTGAAAGCAATTCAAAAGACCAGGCAACTTCTGGCAACGGTATACATATCTGGAAATCTGAAAATATACTTGTAAAAAATAATACGGTAAAAGGTTTAAGAGATGGTATTTATTTTGAATTTGTAGATAAATCGAAAATTATCAATAATACCTGTAAAAATAATTTACGGTATGGACTGCATTTTATGTTCTCGAATAATGATTTATATAAATCCAACGTTTTTGAAAATAATGGTGCCGGTGTAGCAGTAATGTATTCAAAATTTATTGATATGGAGCATAATCACTTCAGGAAAAACTGGGGTAGTGCTTCGTACGGACTTCTACTTAAAGAAATAACAGATTCAACTTTAAAAAACAATATTTTTGAAGATAATACCATTGCAATTAGTGCCGATAATACTAATCGCATAGATTTTCTGGAAAATGATTTCAGAAATAATGGTTATGCCGTAAGAATACGTGGTGCGGTTTACGATAATAAATTTAAGCGAAACAATTTCTTATACAACTCTTTTGATGTTGCTTACACCGGGAAACTTAATAATAATGAATTTCAGAACAATTATTGGAGTAATTATTCTGGTTACGATTTGGATAAAGATGGGATTGGTGATGTTCCTTTTAGGCCGGTAAGTTTATTCTCTTACGTGGTAAATAAAACTCCTGAAGCAATTATACTTTTAAGAAGTATGTTTATCGATTTGCTTAATTTTTCAGAAAAAGTCTCTCCTATTTTTACTCCGGCAGATCTTATCGATGCAGAACCTAAAATGAAAAAGATAGAATGA
- a CDS encoding ABC transporter ATP-binding protein gives MITITNLHKQFGNLKVLNGLNLQITEAGIIAILGPNGSGKTTLIKSILGMVLPQQGEIKVIDSKVHKRYGYRQKIDYLPQIANFPSNLKVKELIEMVKDLRGQSPRDKELIQLFKLEPYLDKKLGKLSGGSRQKVNLVLCFMFDSPLIILDEPTSGLDPVSLIRLRELIQQEKEKGKTILITSHIMSFVEEISDRIIFLLEGKIYFKGTVNDLKTVTGEPNFEHAIAKILTSNHA, from the coding sequence ATGATAACAATTACAAATCTTCATAAACAATTTGGGAATTTAAAGGTTTTAAATGGCTTAAACCTCCAGATTACCGAAGCCGGAATTATCGCTATCTTAGGCCCTAATGGTTCTGGAAAGACTACTTTAATAAAAAGCATTTTAGGGATGGTGTTGCCACAGCAGGGAGAAATAAAAGTAATTGATAGTAAAGTGCATAAACGCTATGGTTACCGACAAAAAATCGATTATTTACCGCAAATTGCTAATTTCCCTAGCAATTTAAAGGTGAAAGAACTTATCGAAATGGTAAAGGATCTTCGTGGCCAGTCCCCACGAGATAAGGAATTAATTCAACTTTTTAAGTTAGAACCTTATCTAGATAAAAAGCTTGGTAAGCTTTCTGGTGGGAGCCGGCAAAAAGTAAATTTAGTTTTATGCTTTATGTTTGATAGCCCTCTAATTATTCTGGATGAACCAACTTCTGGACTAGACCCTGTTTCACTTATCCGGTTAAGGGAGCTTATTCAGCAAGAAAAAGAAAAAGGGAAAACCATACTTATTACTTCCCATATTATGAGTTTTGTGGAAGAAATATCAGATAGAATTATTTTCTTACTGGAAGGTAAAATTTATTTTAAAGGCACGGTGAACGATTTAAAAACCGTAACCGGAGAGCCAAATTTTGAACATGCAATTGCCAAAATTTTAACCAGTAATCATGCTTAA
- a CDS encoding ABC transporter permease, protein MLKILKYSFYDLSRSRWSYVYFFFYLLLGVVLLFLNNDLSNAVITLMNVIIILVPLISTIFGVMYFYNSREFTELLLALPVSRNSIFLGQYFGLAISLSTSLILGLGLPFIAYGVLQSGAIWDFASLLISGVFLSLIFTALALNIALSNENKIKGFGLAILLWLFMAIVYDGLFLVALVYFQDYPLDKFSLITIMLNPIDLSRILILLKLDISALLGYTGAVFKDFFGTALGTIISFSVLICWVILPVWRIKYISEKKDF, encoded by the coding sequence ATGCTTAAAATATTAAAGTATAGCTTTTACGATTTATCCCGTAGCCGCTGGAGTTACGTATACTTCTTTTTCTATTTGCTTTTAGGAGTTGTATTACTTTTTTTAAATAACGATCTGTCTAATGCGGTAATTACCTTAATGAATGTTATCATTATTTTAGTACCGCTTATCAGTACCATTTTTGGGGTGATGTATTTTTACAATTCGCGCGAATTTACAGAACTTCTTTTAGCCTTACCAGTTAGTAGAAACAGCATATTTTTAGGACAGTATTTTGGTTTGGCCATATCCTTATCAACTAGCCTTATTTTGGGCCTTGGCCTACCTTTTATAGCTTATGGAGTGTTACAATCTGGTGCAATTTGGGATTTTGCCTCACTATTAATTTCAGGAGTATTTTTAAGTTTAATATTTACCGCATTGGCTTTAAATATCGCTTTATCCAACGAAAACAAGATAAAAGGTTTTGGGTTGGCGATTCTACTATGGTTGTTTATGGCTATAGTATATGACGGACTTTTTTTGGTGGCATTAGTTTATTTTCAGGATTATCCATTAGATAAGTTTTCTTTAATCACGATTATGCTTAATCCAATAGATCTTTCGCGTATTCTTATTTTGCTGAAGTTGGACATCTCGGCTTTATTAGGATATACCGGAGCTGTTTTTAAAGATTTTTTTGGAACAGCTTTAGGAACTATCATATCTTTTTCAGTATTAATTTGTTGGGTTATTTTACCGGTTTGGCGAATAAAATATATTTCTGAAAAAAAAGATTTTTAG
- the ric gene encoding iron-sulfur cluster repair di-iron protein: MNMLQTKTVGQMVTQNVKAAHVFKKYNIDFCCGGGISIQKACDRANVSFEDVAQDLQNLDHIEDRATDYNNWELDFLIDHIINIHHRYVEESIPMLVQYGTKVAKVHGDGHPELLEIQALFAMVATELSGHLRKEELILFPFIKKMLQSKTENTELAHPQFEKVDNPIKMMEAEHEEAGEILRKIAKLSNNYTPPEGACNTYRAFFSKLDEFEQDLHHHIHLENNILFPKALQLEKTIQYSE; encoded by the coding sequence ATGAATATGTTACAAACAAAAACAGTAGGTCAAATGGTTACTCAAAATGTTAAAGCCGCACATGTTTTCAAAAAGTATAATATCGACTTTTGCTGTGGTGGCGGGATTAGCATCCAAAAAGCCTGTGATCGTGCTAATGTTTCTTTTGAAGATGTAGCACAAGATCTACAAAACCTTGATCATATTGAAGATCGTGCTACAGATTATAATAACTGGGAGTTGGATTTTTTAATCGATCATATTATCAATATCCATCATAGATATGTTGAAGAAAGTATCCCAATGTTAGTGCAATACGGTACAAAAGTAGCTAAAGTACACGGTGATGGCCATCCTGAATTGCTGGAAATCCAAGCGCTTTTTGCAATGGTCGCTACAGAGCTTAGCGGGCATTTACGAAAAGAAGAGCTCATTTTATTTCCTTTTATCAAAAAAATGCTTCAGTCCAAAACTGAGAATACCGAATTAGCCCATCCACAATTTGAGAAAGTAGATAATCCTATAAAAATGATGGAGGCTGAACACGAAGAAGCGGGCGAAATTTTAAGAAAAATTGCCAAGCTTAGTAATAACTATACACCACCTGAAGGTGCCTGCAATACCTATCGTGCTTTTTTCTCTAAATTAGATGAATTTGAACAGGATCTTCACCATCATATACATCTGGAAAATAATATTTTGTTTCCTAAAGCCCTTCAATTAGAAAAAACGATTCAGTATTCCGAATAA
- a CDS encoding nitric-oxide reductase large subunit, which yields MTKEKKLWLTFILVMIASFAVLGYYGFKIYQEAPPLPNKIVTTDGEKIFDGQEIKDGQNVWQSIGGQEVGSIWGHGAYTAPDWTADWLHREALFFLNHWAREDFGNAYDQLGEEQQAALQKRLQLEIRKNTYDEKNRTITISPLRAKAIAFLSDYYAGLFMGNPDLDELRSDYAIPKYSIKDQDKMYKMNAFFFWASWAAITERPDSEVTYTHNWPADDLIGNKATGDLIIWTGFSIILLLFGVGVMIFHHARLKEEETPEIPKEDPLMRQNITSSMYAVKKYMWVVSLLILIQVSFGVITAHYGVEGDAFYGLDLADILPYSISRTWHVQLGILWIATAWLATGLYIAPAVSGKDPKFQVFGVNFLFICLLIIVLGSMAGQWMGIMQKLGLVENFWFGHQGYEYVDLGRFWQIFLFVGLFVWLALMVRPLIPVLRRKTSEKNLLIMFLVSSAAIALFYGAGLMWGRQTNLSIAEYWRWWVVHLWVEGFFEVFATVVSTFLFVRLGLLRTKTATLSVLLATIIFLSGGIIGTFHHLYFSGTPTAVMALGATFSALEVVPLVLIGYEVYENYKLSRATRWIKDYKWPIYCLIAVAFWNFLGAGIFGFVINPPIALYYMQGLNTTAVHAHTALFGVYGMLGIGLMLFVLRSLYRFQIWNDKLLRFSFWSINIGLLLMVVLSVLPIGLLQTVASVNHGMWYARSAEFMQQPEMAVLKWLRVIGDTIFAIGLVTFVCFVFSLKKDKNIPDNKSRLE from the coding sequence ATGACTAAAGAGAAAAAATTGTGGCTCACCTTTATTTTGGTGATGATTGCATCTTTCGCAGTTTTGGGCTATTACGGCTTTAAAATTTATCAGGAAGCGCCTCCGCTACCAAATAAAATTGTAACTACTGATGGAGAAAAAATTTTTGATGGACAAGAAATTAAAGATGGGCAGAATGTCTGGCAAAGTATAGGCGGGCAGGAAGTAGGATCAATATGGGGTCATGGTGCTTATACCGCTCCAGATTGGACGGCAGATTGGCTTCACCGGGAAGCATTATTTTTTTTAAATCATTGGGCTAGAGAAGATTTTGGCAATGCTTATGATCAGTTAGGGGAAGAGCAGCAGGCTGCACTGCAAAAGCGCTTACAACTAGAAATAAGGAAAAACACCTATGACGAAAAAAATAGGACGATTACTATTTCTCCTTTAAGAGCCAAAGCAATTGCATTTTTAAGCGATTATTATGCGGGGCTATTTATGGGAAATCCTGATTTGGATGAATTAAGATCGGATTACGCGATCCCAAAATATTCTATAAAAGACCAGGATAAAATGTATAAAATGAATGCCTTTTTCTTTTGGGCATCCTGGGCTGCAATTACAGAACGCCCAGATAGTGAAGTAACCTATACCCATAATTGGCCGGCAGATGATTTAATTGGGAATAAAGCTACGGGCGATTTAATAATCTGGACGGGATTCAGTATCATTTTATTACTTTTTGGAGTGGGGGTGATGATCTTTCATCATGCACGTCTTAAGGAAGAAGAAACTCCAGAAATACCCAAAGAAGATCCGCTAATGCGGCAAAATATTACCTCATCGATGTATGCTGTAAAAAAATATATGTGGGTAGTGAGTTTATTGATTCTTATTCAGGTAAGTTTTGGAGTGATTACCGCACATTATGGGGTAGAAGGCGATGCTTTTTATGGTCTTGACCTGGCTGATATTTTACCTTATTCCATTTCCCGAACCTGGCACGTACAGCTGGGGATTTTATGGATCGCAACCGCATGGCTTGCCACGGGACTGTATATAGCCCCCGCAGTTTCTGGGAAAGACCCTAAATTCCAGGTTTTTGGAGTTAATTTCTTATTTATCTGCCTGCTTATTATTGTACTGGGGTCTATGGCAGGACAATGGATGGGAATTATGCAGAAACTGGGGCTAGTAGAAAACTTTTGGTTTGGCCACCAGGGTTATGAGTATGTAGATTTGGGACGTTTTTGGCAGATATTTTTATTTGTGGGCCTTTTTGTGTGGCTTGCGCTTATGGTGAGACCATTAATACCGGTCTTAAGAAGAAAAACTTCAGAAAAAAATCTACTTATTATGTTTCTGGTATCTTCTGCCGCTATTGCTTTATTTTATGGTGCAGGGCTTATGTGGGGTAGACAAACCAATCTGTCAATTGCAGAATATTGGCGGTGGTGGGTGGTTCACCTTTGGGTAGAAGGCTTTTTTGAGGTTTTTGCTACGGTCGTCTCGACATTTCTATTTGTAAGATTAGGATTGTTACGGACAAAAACTGCAACTTTAAGTGTGTTGCTAGCTACTATTATTTTTCTTTCTGGTGGGATTATAGGTACTTTTCACCACCTCTATTTTAGCGGGACTCCAACTGCGGTAATGGCGCTGGGTGCTACCTTTAGTGCGTTAGAAGTAGTTCCGCTGGTACTTATTGGTTACGAGGTTTATGAAAATTATAAATTAAGCCGCGCCACCCGGTGGATTAAAGATTATAAATGGCCTATTTACTGCTTAATTGCTGTAGCATTCTGGAATTTTCTGGGAGCAGGAATATTTGGATTTGTGATTAATCCGCCAATTGCTTTATATTATATGCAAGGTTTAAATACCACGGCCGTCCATGCTCATACCGCTTTATTTGGAGTTTATGGAATGCTGGGAATTGGTTTGATGCTTTTTGTGTTGCGCAGCCTTTACCGTTTCCAGATATGGAATGATAAATTACTTCGTTTTTCGTTTTGGAGTATTAATATAGGTTTATTGCTGATGGTTGTATTAAGTGTGCTCCCAATTGGGCTTTTACAAACTGTAGCCAGTGTAAACCACGGGATGTGGTATGCAAGGTCGGCAGAATTTATGCAACAACCAGAAATGGCTGTTCTTAAATGGTTAAGAGTGATAGGAGATACTATTTTTGCCATAGGCTTAGTAACTTTTGTTTGCTTTGTATTTAGTCTTAAAAAGGATAAAAATATTCCTGATAATAAAAGCAGGCTGGAATAA
- a CDS encoding Crp/Fnr family transcriptional regulator: protein MIETGILLEFGAQKCEYNKGDRLFGEGEMAQNYYQVISGEIKMNNYNLDGKEFIQGIFKDGQSFGEPPLFADVKYPANAEAIVNSIVFKLSKKHFLDLLARNPEIHLKITQTLAKRLFYKAIMVSEISSQEPEHRILRILDYFKNHVHKKEVPFSFKVNLTRQQIADLTGLRVETVIRAMKSLEKKGELKIISRKVYR from the coding sequence ATGATCGAAACAGGGATACTTTTAGAATTTGGTGCTCAAAAATGCGAATATAATAAAGGGGATCGGTTATTTGGAGAAGGCGAGATGGCCCAAAATTACTACCAGGTGATCTCCGGTGAAATTAAAATGAATAATTATAATTTAGACGGAAAAGAATTTATACAAGGAATTTTTAAAGACGGGCAAAGTTTTGGGGAACCCCCTTTATTTGCAGATGTAAAATATCCTGCTAATGCTGAAGCTATTGTAAATTCTATAGTTTTCAAATTGTCAAAAAAACATTTTCTCGATTTACTTGCTAGAAACCCGGAAATTCATCTTAAAATAACCCAGACACTAGCTAAAAGACTTTTTTACAAAGCGATTATGGTTTCAGAAATTTCTAGCCAAGAGCCAGAGCATCGTATTTTAAGAATTCTTGATTATTTTAAAAACCATGTTCATAAAAAGGAAGTTCCCTTCAGTTTTAAAGTAAATCTAACCCGCCAGCAAATTGCTGACTTGACAGGTTTACGTGTAGAAACGGTGATCCGGGCCATGAAGTCATTAGAGAAAAAAGGAGAACTTAAAATTATTTCGAGAAAGGTTTATCGATAA